In Papaver somniferum cultivar HN1 unplaced genomic scaffold, ASM357369v1 unplaced-scaffold_117, whole genome shotgun sequence, the DNA window TTATAGATATGACTAGTCAAATCAAGTCAGAGTCACCATTATTGACAAGTCGACGAGGTAAAAGCTATGTGCGAGATAGTGTCTCATCACGAAGTAAGCTCCGAGAGGAACAAGGGTTATGAAGGATCCATGAAGTACCCTACAAGATATCTTCCGCGAAGTAAAAACTGACGAAGTAAGATTACTTGGAGGAAAAGACAATCCACGAGatagataaattatggagcaagaaaagagacaggtgtcccgacaagcccatgtgaagtaagcgaaagaaggagaaaaactttatggaaaacggtCTGGGCAAAGTGTAAAGCGTTACTGCGAGAACGCAACGAGATAAAATGAGTTGTGTTCCATTAGGGTTagatggcctataaatagaggtccctGGGCAATGTATAGCGGATCAGATTTTTGGAGAGTGGGAAAGCTTAACCTAGgggagagattagggtttccttgtattcaagaacttgtatctttGTTACTTTGAATGTTTCATCTGTAAGAATTTTCAGTGTTTACTTTACTTAACATCTCTTAGATCTTGGTTACTACTATTTTGGGTGTGCTACTGGGTTTCTAGTAGTTACAACTTGGGAACTAAAATTCATAGAATAATCTTAGCATGTAGCAAAGCAACTGGCAGAAGTACATAACAGATAAATAAAAACCTAACATTCAACCAAGTttttcgaaatagaaaatgtgatcATCAAAACAAAATAAGGGTTTAAGATTTCTAAAGAGGGGAAATTAGGTGAACCAAAAGTAGAAAAGAAACTTCACTTAAATCTACTCGACTTCTTCGATTTTGGGTGCAGAACCACCTTGCTGGTAAATCTTAGCTATGACACCGTTGCATAAATTTTCCAACTCCTCCCTCTTGTCGTTAACATCGTCTACATCAGCTAGTTCATGCTCATCCAACCAATGAATGGTACTTTTGACTGCATCCTCGATCTTCTTCTTGTCATCCAATGCCAGCTTCCATCCAAACTTATTGATCGTATTCCTTATGCTGTATGTGTAATTCTCAAATGAGTTCCTTGACTCTACTTTCTTCTTGTGTTCTTCATCCTCTTCCTTGTAATTCTCAGCCTCTAGAATCAACCTCTCAATCTCAGCTGTCGACAACCTTCCCTTGTTGTTTGTAAtagttatcatatttttgttaccTGTTCCATTTTCTTCAGCAAATACGTTCATGCATCAATCTCAAAGCATACTGTTATCTTGGTAACACCACGAGGTGCTGGAGTAATCCCCGACAACATGAATTCACCTAAACGATTATTTTCGTAGCTTCTGGTTCTCTCACCCTCGAACACCACAATCGACACATCAGTTTGGTCGTCATAGATGGTAGTGAATCCCTTTCGCATCTTGTTTGGGATGCTGCTGTTCCTTGGGATCAATACTTGCATAACATCTCCATAACACCCAATACCAAGAGAAAGTGGAGTGACATCCAACAACACTAAATCATGCACCTTCTCATTACCCTCACCATTCAACATAGCAGCTTGCACTGCAGCACCATATGCAACAGCCTCATCAGGGTTGATGCTCTTGCAGAGTTCCTTCCCATCAAAGAAATCCTGCAATAGAGACTGAACCTTAGGAATCCTGGTGGACCCGCCAACAAGGACAACTTCATTAACATCGCTCTTGTTCATTTTAGCATCTGTCAAACACTTCTCAATAGGTTCCATGCATTTGACGAACAAATCCAAGTTCAAATCTTCGAATTTGGCACGAGTAATAGACATATCAAAATCAACTCCTTCGCACAAAGAATCTAGCGCAATGGTCGTCCGAGTAGTAGATGACAAGGTCCTCTTTGCCCTCTCACATACCGTTCTCAGCCTTCTAAGAGCCCTTGGGTTTCCACTTATGTCCTTGTTGTGCTTCTGCTTGAACTCTTGCACAAAGTGATTAAGCATCCTGTTATCAATATCCTCCCCTCCAAGATGAGTATCTCCAGCTGTAGCCAGGACTTCAAACTTACCCTTGCTAATGGTGAGTAGTGAAACATCAAAAGTGCCACCACCAAGATCAAAGATAAGAACATTCTCTGCGCCATCAATTGTTTCCTTCTTATCAAGGCCATACGCAATAGCAGCTGCGGTTGGCTCACTAATGATACGCATTACTTTTAGCCCAGCAACTGTGCCAGCATCCCTAGTAGCATGACGCTGTGAATCATTGAAGTAAGCAGGGACAGTAATAACCGCATTCTTAACAGTTGATCCAAGATAAGCTTCAGCAGTTTCTCTCATCTTAATAAGAACCATTGATGAGATCTCCTCAGCTGAAAACTGTATATCCTTTCCCTTGTACTTGACTTGGATCATGGGTTTGTCATTTACGCCAGCAATGACTTTGAAGGGCCATAATTTGATATCATTCTGAACAAAGCTATCGCTGATTTTCCTTCCAATCAAACGTTTTGCATCTATATGACAGAAAATAGATTCAGAAAACAATTAATCGGATGAGCAATCAACTAATTAGAAAATCATAAGTCCCATGAAACAATTCATAATAGTATCCGGTTAATCAAGTCCGTTAAATCACAAAACCGATTTACTAGGAAATTAGACAGAGAACGCATAAATAACCACCAAGGCTGAACAGTCTACCCACAATATAGAGATGGATATTTTAATGTTCTTACTAGACAAATAACAATAATTGAGGAGGTTACATGGTACGTAGACTTGGATTTGCTGCACTCGTAAGCCAAATACAAGTAATCTATACCTCGTGCCTTTTGATACAAACATATGGAACTGAAGATATCACTATACTAATTATAAAATTATGCattcatcaaaatcataattataaGATACCAAAGAACTGAAGATATCACTATACTAATTATAAAGTTACGCattcatcaaaatcataattataaGATGCCAAACTAGTGATCTACAATAAGTTAATGACCAAGCATCATAAATAATGTTGATATCTAGATTGATGTAAACATATCAAAAAAGCTTACCGAAAACGGTGTTGATAGGATTGATAGCGACTTGATTCTTAGCAGCATCACCGATCATACGTTCTGTATCAGTAAAGGCAACATAAGATGGAGTAGTACGATTCCCCTGATCATTAGTAATAATCTCAACATGATCATGTTGCCATACTGCAACGCATGAATATGTCGTCCCTAAATCAATCCCTATTGCAGATCCTTCTCCTATTCTTTTAGCCATTCTAATAACACGTAAAtgagacaaaaataaataaaatctgatTGAAATTGCAATGAGTTTGTAAGATCTTCAATTGCTTATATAGAGAGGTTGAGGTTCTTTTGCAACTGTTGGGTTCCTCGGGTAAAAGTcaatataaaaatgaaaataaatactgAAAAAAACTTCCAACGCTAGTGGAAAATGAGTTGTACGATTTTATTGCGATGGTTTGTATCTCAATGTATAAACAAAAACGTAGTTTCATGCATTTGGTCATAAATGTTGTTTTGGGAAAATGTTTTCCTCAGCCTTTGCGGCTACCAGTCAAGCTAATCCTTTTTATGATAACAATTTCATTAAACAAGTACATTGCACCAAAGCAATGAAAGGCCTACCTGGGGCCTGTCAGTTAaagtttcaaggttttatctTTAGTCTTTGCACCCCTTGGTGTTATGTGCTCATTGATTTCAGTCTTCAGGTCTCATGTTCTTCTATTAATTTGGTTTCTGTCTTTGTTTCACTATGATTTAGCACCATACTGTACCTAGCGGGGCCAGAGGGTGGTGTCCCTCTGTAGTTGCAAGTTTCCTCACAACCATATTCCACTGTAACTATAACCAATATTAGGTAATCATCATTAAACTTTCCATTGATTTATCAAGACTTAAATCGATTTACAAGatggatacaagtattacaacaatcttaattgctcctagatttattttctctctcctgatttCTTATCTAACACTCACTAAAAGAACTCCCTCACAAGTGATAACCTCTCCTCTttatataagatctt includes these proteins:
- the LOC113329667 gene encoding heat shock 70 kDa protein 3-like, which produces MITITNNKGRLSTAEIERLILEAENYKEEDEEHKKKVESRNSFENYTYSIRNTINKFGWKLALDDKKKIEDAVKSTIHWLDEHELADVDDVNDKREELENLCNGVIAKIYQQGGSAPKIEEVE
- the LOC113329583 gene encoding heat shock 70 kDa protein 18-like, with protein sequence MAKRIGEGSAIGIDLGTTYSCVAVWQHDHVEIITNDQGNRTTPSYVAFTDTERMIGDAAKNQVAINPINTVFDAKRLIGRKISDSFVQNDIKLWPFKVIAGVNDKPMIQVKYKGKDIQFSAEEISSMVLIKMRETAEAYLGSTVKNAVITVPAYFNDSQRHATRDAGTVAGLKVMRIISEPTAAAIAYGLDKKETIDGAENVLIFDLGGGTFDVSPLTISKGKFEVLATAGDTHLGGEDIDNRMLNHFVQEFKQKHNKDISGNPRALRRLRTVCERAKRTLSSTTRTTIALDSLCEGVDFDMSITRAKFEDLNLDLFVKCMEPIEKCLTDAKMNKSDVNEVVLVGGSTRIPKVQSLVQDFFDGKELCKSINPDEAVAYGAAVQAAMLNGEGNEKVHDLVLIGEGSAIGIDLGTTYSCVAVWQHDHVEIITNDQGNRTTPSYVAFTDTERMIGDAAKNQVAINPINTVFDAKRLIGRKISDSFVQNDIKLWPFKVIAGVNDKPMIQVKYKGKDIQFSAEEISSMVLIKMRETAEAYLGSTVKNAVITVPAYFNDSQRHATRDAGTVAGLKVMRIISEPTAAAIAYGLDKKETIDGAENVLIFDLGGGTFDVSLLTISKGKFEVLATAGDTHLGGEDIDNRMLNHFVQEFKQKHNKDISGNPRALRRLRTVCERAKRTLSSTTRTTIALDSLCEGVDFDMSITRAKFEDLNLDLFVKCMEPIEKCLTDAKMNKSDVNEVVLVGGSTRIPKVQSLLQDFFDGKELCKSINPDEAVAYGAAVQAAMLNGEGNEKVHDLVLLDVTPLSLGIGCYGDVMQVLIPRNSSIPNKMRKGFTTIYDDQTDVSIVVFEGERTRSYENNRLGEFMLSGITPAPRGVTKITVCFEIDA